In Prosthecochloris sp. GSB1, the following proteins share a genomic window:
- the pabB gene encoding aminodeoxychorismate synthase component I, with the protein MSGGGDLPLAWFGVYDSTGTLVDDEGPDGREREVEAFPECLRFDTGREEYAASIERIREHIAAGDVYQVNFTGRFSFDYGGSTGDLFRSLRRKQPGAYAALLNTDVSHSVLSVSPELFFRRRGLSIETRPMKGTAPRGEGEKDDCSKKAWLGSDEKNRAENLMIVDLLRNDLGRICLPGSVETPELFVTESYPTLHQMISTIRGELRGECSLFDIFRAIFPCGSITGAPKIRAMQRIRQLEKTPRGIYTGALGYMLPDRSMCFNVAIRTAVLSGRRGEYGAGSGIVWDSDADAEYGECRLKARILEGGGRGGDFLLFESVLYNGVYVWLDEHIERMAESARVLGLGFDRKRILAELEAFAAANLTAKGRYKVRLTLGRRKEETGITATRIPSVPASEPLRVCRARQPLSSQEFLRSHKTTRRGLYDRVLAEASGAGFDEVVFCNERGEVTEGAVSNVIIRKNGRYYTPPLSSGLLNGIYRKYFLETRPDAEERVLSLRDIERADCLFVCNSVRGLRRAVFSDEIVG; encoded by the coding sequence GTGTCCGGCGGCGGAGACCTGCCGCTGGCCTGGTTCGGCGTGTACGATTCGACCGGAACCCTGGTCGACGATGAGGGGCCCGATGGCCGGGAGCGGGAGGTGGAGGCTTTTCCCGAGTGTCTTCGTTTCGATACAGGGCGGGAGGAATACGCGGCGTCGATCGAGCGCATCAGGGAGCATATCGCCGCAGGGGACGTCTACCAGGTCAATTTTACCGGCAGGTTTTCCTTCGACTACGGCGGGAGCACCGGCGACCTTTTTCGCTCACTTCGCCGGAAACAGCCCGGGGCCTACGCGGCACTGCTCAATACGGACGTATCGCATAGCGTGCTGTCCGTTTCGCCCGAACTGTTTTTTCGCCGCAGGGGCTTGAGCATCGAAACCAGGCCTATGAAAGGGACTGCTCCGAGAGGCGAGGGAGAGAAAGACGATTGCTCGAAAAAGGCCTGGCTCGGTTCGGACGAGAAGAACCGGGCTGAAAATCTCATGATCGTCGACCTGCTGCGAAACGACCTTGGCCGCATCTGCCTGCCGGGCAGCGTGGAGACTCCTGAACTGTTCGTCACCGAGAGCTATCCCACGCTGCACCAGATGATTTCGACAATCCGTGGAGAGCTTCGCGGGGAGTGTTCGCTGTTCGATATTTTCCGGGCTATCTTTCCCTGCGGCTCGATTACCGGGGCGCCGAAAATTCGCGCCATGCAGCGTATCCGTCAGCTTGAAAAGACGCCCCGGGGTATCTATACCGGGGCTCTGGGGTATATGCTTCCCGATCGTTCGATGTGCTTCAATGTTGCCATTCGGACGGCCGTGCTTTCCGGAAGAAGAGGGGAGTACGGGGCTGGCAGCGGTATCGTGTGGGATTCGGACGCGGACGCGGAATACGGTGAATGCCGCCTCAAGGCGAGGATTCTCGAAGGCGGTGGCCGGGGAGGGGATTTCCTGCTGTTCGAGTCTGTCCTGTACAACGGGGTCTATGTCTGGCTGGACGAGCATATCGAGCGGATGGCGGAATCCGCGCGGGTTCTGGGGCTCGGTTTTGACAGGAAGCGCATTCTCGCCGAACTCGAAGCGTTCGCCGCCGCAAACCTTACGGCGAAAGGTCGCTACAAGGTGCGTCTCACGCTCGGCAGGCGAAAGGAGGAGACCGGAATCACAGCCACGCGGATTCCTTCCGTTCCGGCGAGTGAACCCCTGCGTGTCTGCCGGGCGCGGCAACCGCTTTCTTCGCAAGAGTTCCTGCGGTCGCACAAAACCACCAGGCGCGGCCTCTATGACAGGGTCCTTGCCGAGGCTTCCGGCGCAGGATTCGATGAAGTGGTGTTCTGCAACGAAAGGGGGGAGGTGACCGAAGGCGCGGTCAGCAACGTCATCATTCGAAAAAACGGGCGCTACTACACGCCCCCGCTTTCCTCGGGTCTCCTGAACGGCATTTACCGCAAGTATTTTCTGGAAACCCGTCCTGACGCCGAAGAACGGGTGCTTTCTCTCCGGGACATCGAGCGGGCGGACTGCCTGTTCGTCTGCAATTCCGTCAGAGGACTGCGCCGGGCGGTATTCAGCGACGAAATTGTCGGCTGA
- a CDS encoding diacylglycerol/polyprenol kinase family protein translates to MTPTGRHWHDHGDLRSEIARKAIHLSSLSIAIIYCHISRELALMLLGPLFAGFFVVDFLKNHIPAVSAWYHKTFDAMLREHELGRETAHFNGATFITFSALMLVLLFPKIIAIAAFSLVAVSDTLAALVGKKFGKHRIGEKSLEGSAAFLASAIVIVLVVPRISPAAGIVMALCATVVEAMSLRIGAFKVDDNLTIPLAAALSGYLYYLLFLPSLLSDLSTCP, encoded by the coding sequence ATGACCCCTACCGGCAGACATTGGCATGACCACGGCGACTTGCGATCCGAAATCGCCCGCAAGGCGATTCATCTCTCTTCTCTTTCGATTGCGATCATCTACTGCCATATCAGCCGTGAACTTGCGCTGATGCTGCTCGGGCCGCTCTTCGCGGGATTCTTCGTCGTCGACTTCCTGAAGAACCACATTCCCGCGGTATCCGCCTGGTACCACAAGACCTTCGACGCAATGCTGAGGGAGCACGAACTGGGCAGAGAAACCGCGCACTTCAACGGCGCGACCTTCATCACCTTCTCGGCCCTGATGCTGGTGCTGCTCTTCCCGAAAATCATCGCCATAGCCGCCTTCTCGCTGGTCGCGGTCTCCGATACCCTCGCCGCTCTCGTGGGCAAGAAATTCGGAAAGCACCGAATCGGCGAAAAAAGCCTCGAGGGAAGCGCGGCCTTTTTGGCTTCGGCGATTGTGATCGTACTCGTCGTGCCCCGCATCTCTCCCGCCGCGGGCATCGTCATGGCCTTGTGCGCCACGGTCGTCGAGGCGATGTCGCTGAGAATCGGCGCGTTCAAGGTGGACGACAACCTGACCATCCCGCTCGCGGCGGCCCTTTCAGGCTACCTGTACTACCTTCTCTTCCTGCCGTCCCTTCTGTCCGACCTCTCGACCTGCCCCTGA
- the nth gene encoding endonuclease III, producing the protein MKPKDKITFINAAFEKRFPAPKSELEYATPFQLLVATMLAAQATDKKVNAVTSVLFKSCPDAESMSRIGLDDLREIIRSINYYNNKAKNILAASNTLVTEYNGNVPGTRTALENLPGVGRKTANIVLANAFGEPVMAVDTHVQRVSNRIGLVKTDKPRDTEDALIAIIPPELIINFHHYLVLHGRYTCKARKPLCRECPIVEACDYPEKQFGAS; encoded by the coding sequence ATGAAGCCGAAGGATAAAATCACGTTCATCAACGCCGCGTTCGAGAAACGGTTTCCGGCGCCGAAAAGCGAACTCGAATACGCGACGCCCTTTCAACTGCTTGTGGCGACGATGCTTGCGGCCCAGGCAACCGACAAGAAGGTAAACGCGGTCACGTCGGTGCTTTTCAAGTCGTGCCCCGACGCCGAGAGCATGAGCCGTATAGGGCTCGACGACCTCAGGGAGATCATCAGGTCGATCAACTACTACAACAACAAGGCGAAAAACATCCTTGCCGCAAGCAACACGCTCGTGACGGAATACAACGGCAACGTGCCCGGAACAAGGACGGCGCTGGAAAACCTGCCCGGCGTCGGAAGAAAAACGGCGAATATCGTGCTCGCCAATGCGTTCGGAGAACCGGTAATGGCAGTCGACACGCACGTGCAAAGGGTCTCGAACAGAATCGGCCTCGTCAAGACCGACAAGCCGAGAGATACGGAGGACGCCCTGATTGCGATCATCCCCCCGGAACTGATCATCAACTTCCACCATTATCTCGTACTGCACGGACGCTACACCTGCAAGGCGAGAAAACCGCTTTGCAGGGAATGCCCGATCGTGGAAGCCTGCGATTACCCGGAGAAGCAGTTCGGCGCGTCCTAA
- a CDS encoding Ppx/GppA phosphatase family protein, which yields MGSEKKRVAAIDLGTNSFHMVIVEKSDEKGIVEIDRVKDMICIGRGSISSKMLDEEAMETGISTLRHFLVIASQHGVASGDIIAFATSAIREARNRDVFISKVREETGLRIKVISGKEEAEFIYYGVRNAVEFSAVPDLVFDIGGGSVEFVIADNRKVHLLESRKIGVARMYERFVTTDPVSAHERTLLEQFFAAEMFSSAEKAREMKVTRAIASSGTAQNIARMIRSMSGRSGEATLNNSSFTRKEFLKLYRAVIPLGTQERRKLTGLDEKRVDLIVPGLILFKVIFSVFRLREVVISDLALREGMVFHYLRNRHAGVGEEQSQLDIRRQSVIELCYRCGWNRKHAEQIAFLCLELFDQLQTLHGLGDHERELLEYAALLHNIGTFISISGHHKHSQYIILNGDLRGFAPVEISIIANVARYHRKSPPSEKHESYSLLKLKHRKVVDLLSGILRIANGLDRGHRQNIHAVRASDGENAVTLELRCRRQPDIEIWAADRMKAWLESVLGKAIRFEPVPDHE from the coding sequence ATGGGGAGCGAAAAAAAGAGAGTCGCCGCCATCGATCTGGGCACCAATTCCTTTCATATGGTGATCGTCGAGAAGAGCGATGAAAAGGGGATCGTCGAGATTGACAGGGTCAAGGACATGATCTGTATTGGTCGGGGCAGCATTTCGTCGAAGATGCTTGACGAGGAGGCGATGGAAACGGGTATTTCCACGCTGCGACATTTTCTGGTCATAGCTTCGCAGCACGGGGTTGCTTCCGGCGATATCATCGCGTTCGCCACCAGCGCTATCCGCGAAGCCCGTAACCGTGACGTGTTCATCAGCAAGGTGCGTGAGGAGACCGGCCTGAGGATAAAAGTGATTTCAGGAAAGGAAGAGGCGGAGTTTATCTACTACGGCGTTCGCAACGCCGTGGAGTTTTCTGCCGTGCCCGACCTGGTTTTCGATATCGGGGGAGGTTCAGTCGAGTTCGTCATCGCTGACAACAGGAAAGTTCATCTTCTCGAAAGCCGCAAGATCGGGGTCGCCCGCATGTACGAGCGGTTCGTGACTACCGATCCGGTATCAGCTCACGAGCGAACCCTGCTCGAACAGTTTTTCGCCGCTGAAATGTTCAGTTCCGCCGAAAAAGCCCGCGAGATGAAGGTGACGAGAGCGATAGCCTCGTCGGGCACCGCGCAGAACATCGCCAGGATGATCCGTTCGATGAGTGGAAGAAGCGGCGAGGCAACGCTCAACAACAGCTCATTCACCCGCAAGGAGTTTCTTAAACTTTACCGCGCGGTCATCCCGCTCGGAACCCAGGAACGCAGAAAACTCACCGGGCTGGACGAGAAGCGGGTGGATCTCATTGTTCCCGGCCTGATTCTGTTCAAGGTCATTTTCTCGGTTTTCCGGCTCAGGGAAGTGGTGATTTCGGATCTCGCCCTGCGCGAGGGAATGGTGTTTCACTACCTGAGGAACCGCCATGCGGGCGTCGGGGAGGAACAGTCGCAGCTCGATATCCGCCGCCAGAGCGTCATCGAACTTTGCTACCGCTGCGGCTGGAACAGAAAGCATGCCGAGCAGATCGCGTTTCTCTGTCTCGAACTGTTCGATCAGCTCCAGACCCTACACGGTCTCGGCGATCATGAACGCGAACTTCTCGAATACGCGGCTCTCTTGCACAATATCGGCACGTTCATATCGATTTCGGGTCATCACAAGCACTCCCAGTATATCATTCTCAACGGCGACCTCAGGGGGTTTGCTCCCGTTGAAATCAGCATTATCGCCAATGTCGCCCGCTATCACCGCAAATCTCCTCCCTCGGAAAAACACGAATCCTACAGTTTGCTGAAACTGAAACATCGCAAGGTCGTCGACCTGCTCTCCGGGATACTGCGCATAGCCAACGGGCTCGACCGCGGCCATCGCCAGAATATCCATGCCGTGCGAGCTTCCGACGGGGAGAACGCTGTCACGCTCGAACTGCGCTGCCGTCGCCAGCCCGATATCGAAATATGGGCCGCCGACAGGATGAAGGCCTGGCTGGAAAGCGTTCTCGGCAAAGCGATCCGTTTCGAACCCGTTCCTGATCATGAGTGA